In Sardina pilchardus chromosome 10, fSarPil1.1, whole genome shotgun sequence, one genomic interval encodes:
- the si:ch73-62b13.1 gene encoding carbohydrate sulfotransferase 1-like — protein sequence MECSWKTLLLLVCASLVVQYIAIRSFRESLPSSCQGNSRCLERQAKESWWRSACDDSSVSMETAALAGAVPGRRHILLLAATRSGSSFTGQLLNQHPDVFYAYEPLFHVWQSFTNGSGGGCCHRRAPERRELLGAYRDLLLNLFTCRLGFLESYIHPPPQDHVTGALFRRSSSLALCSPPVCPEAGALDSGDLASQPEEAWCHKKCGALNLTLASQACGQRGHVAIKAVRVPRVADLRTLSEDPRLDLRIVHLVRDPRAVLASRMAVFSGFRAWRVWNATGRQPRYVDLAQIGHTCRDTEASAETGLLQRPGWLRGRYLLLRYEDLALRPEQRARRLYRFLGLDRVPARVLRWIARNTNVTNAPGEWHYKYSTARDSKAAAESWRLRLHFSIVQAVQSLCNSTLALLGYKPVHSVEELRNLSHSLVEPRSFQPGL from the exons atggagtgctCCTGGAAGACCCTGCTGCTCCTGGTGTGTGCGTCTCTGGTGGTGCAGTACATCGCCATCCGCTCCTTCAGGGAGTCCCTGCCCAGCTCCTGCCAGGGGAACTCCCGCTGCCTGGAGCGCCAGGCCAAAG AGTCCTGGTGGAGATCCGCGTGCGACGACAGCTCGGTTTCCATGGAGACGGCGGCGTTGGCGGGTGCGGTCCCGGGACGCCGGCACATCTTGCTGTTGGCGGCCACGCGCAGTGGCTCCTCGTTCACGGGCCAGCTCCTCAACCAGCACCCGGACGTCTTCTACGCCTACGAGCCGCTCTTCCACGTCTGGCAGTCCTTCACcaacggcagcggcggcggctgctgccACCGGAGGGCGCCGGAGAGGCGCGAGCTGCTGGGGGCCTACCGCGACCTCCTGCTCAACCTGTTCACCTGCCGCCTGGGCTTCCTGGAGAGCTACATCCACCCGCCGCCGCAGGACCACGTGACGGGCGCCCTGTTCCGCCGCAGCTCCAGCCTGGCGCTGTGCTCGCCGCCCGTCTGCCCCGAGGCGGGCGCGCTGGACTCGGGCGACTTGGCGAGCCAGCCGGAGGAGGCCTGGTGCCACAAGAAGTGCGGCGCGCTCAACCTGACGCTGGCGTCGCAGGCGTGCGGGCAGCGCGGGCACGTGGCCATCAAGGCGGTGCGGGTGCCGCGCGTGGCCGACCTGCGCACGCTGAGCGAGGACCCGCGGCTGGACCTGCGCATCGTCCACCTGGTGCGCGACCCGCGCGCCGTCCTGGCCTCCCGCATGGCCGTGTTCTCGGGGTTCCGCGCCTGGCGCGTGTGGAACGCCACGGGCCGCCAGCCGCGCTACGTGGACCTGGCCCAGATCGGGCACACGTGCCGCGACACGGAGGCCTCGGCCGAGACGGGCCTGCTGCAGCGCCCGGGCTGGCTGCGCGGCCGCTACCTGCTGCTGCGCTACGAGGACCTGGCGCTGCGGCCCGAGCAGCGCGCGCGCCGCCTCTACCGCTTCCTGGGCCTGGACCGGGTGCCCGCGCGCGTGCTCCGCTGGATCGCCCGCAACACCAACGTCACCAACGCGCCGGGCGAGTGGCACTACAAGTACTCGACGGCGCGCGACTCCAAGGCGGCGGCCGAGAGCTGGCGTCTGCGGCTGCACTTCAGCATCGTGCAGGCCGTGCAGAGCCTCTGCAACAGCACGCTGGCCCTGCTGGGCTACAAGCCCGTGCACAGCGTGGAGGAACTCAGGAACCTCTCCCACAGCCTGGTGGAGCCCCGGAGCTTTCAGCCGGGCCTCTGA